Proteins encoded in a region of the Thunnus thynnus chromosome 8, fThuThy2.1, whole genome shotgun sequence genome:
- the prrg1 gene encoding transmembrane gamma-carboxyglutamic acid protein 1 — translation MGSVFLPADAAHSVLRRLRRANFLLEEMKQGNIQRECREEVCTYEEAREAFENDEKTRRFWEEYVRESSPSGGLETVVGGVHSLYLIVPLLLVVLIIAAVAITVWRCQSRKRSQRSPSLGHSHHDHVLSVVSMDHWGRDYHHGDQSELSVHSSPAYPGSELTSGRGSAGDPPPSYEEAVGHADVHIETEPPPQYDDIVNSSTTNVTGGHEK, via the exons TGTTCCTGCCAGCGGACGCGGCGCACTCGGTGCTGCGGCGGCTGCGCAGGGCCAACTTCCTACTGGAGGAGATGAAGCAGGGCAACATCCAGAGGGAGTGCCGAGAGGAGGTCTGCACCTATGAAGAGGCACGCGAGGCTTTCGAGAATGACGAAAAGACG agACGATTCTGGGAGGAATATGTGCGGGAGAGTAGTCCATCTGGAGGGCTGGAGACAGTGGTCGGCGGAGTTCACTCTCTCTACCTGATTGTGCCATTGCTGCTGGTTGTGCTCATCATCGCTGCTGTCGCCATCACAGTGTGGCGTTGCCAATCCCGCAAACGCTCACAGCGCAGCCCCAGCCTGGGACACTCACATCACGACCACGTCCTGTCAGTGGTCTCTATGGACCATTGGGGGAGGGATTACCACCACGGTGACCAATCAGAACTCAGTGTCCACAGCAGCCCAGCTTATCCAGGCTCAGAGCTCACATCAGGAAGAGGAAGCGCTGGTGACCCTCCACCGTCTTACGAGGAGGCTGTGGGCCATGCTGACGTCCATATAGAGACGGAGCCACCTCCACAGTATGACGACATAGTCAACTCCAGCACGACTAATGTCACCGGTGGCCATGAGAAGTAA